One Salvelinus fontinalis isolate EN_2023a chromosome 11, ASM2944872v1, whole genome shotgun sequence DNA window includes the following coding sequences:
- the LOC129865829 gene encoding uncharacterized protein LOC129865829 isoform X2 has product MKLMAGNVTCVDDEFVHTKEDGKGEKTGAGLQSQELAGQSQWKLLKVVTMEKDGMKVLRIKKEINDDTEHDTPSPVTDEQLCPKVDMLFDKEWSQSLWPDDSKDRTEEETPGSSMTQHQNGGLLQCSKLNPSTPILKVFCDPERDTYPDYRLKRESLNYLFSLALTGQDRQTATFKILVFIYWLAHGTSYKTVSETFGIPLSNATSIVRDVADKLVKLSLKIVNKPSSSELAVTVQGFGRLARHPVFEKAVGAIGGCHVRVKIPGVPQPQQRPGDQPLPEKALPTINFQGVCDHTGSFIDVFAGLPGSMTDVRILRHSPLYKCALYPPPGCFLLGNGGYPCLQTPVCLITPYSKSDQNPVHVQFNQHHAMALSSIERTFSIMKKRWHMIFLQPLELHPSFIPKVLAVCTVLHNICLRSGDLLEPVKIEDGSKVTEALKEWLTSNETSGEVLRDSLAKQISTMKCMATVKDERGTSAPENMTAVQKEHAYNIVVMEH; this is encoded by the exons tggaaattgttaaaagttgtTACCATGGAGAAGGATGGAATGAAAGTACTTCGCATCaagaaggaaataaatgatgACACAGAACATGACACACCATCTCCAGTGACAG ATGAGCAGCTGTGTCCCAAAGTGGACATGTTGTTTGATAAGGAGTGGAGCCAAAGCCTGTGGCCAGACGACAGTAAAGACAGAACAGAGGAAGAAACTCCAGGATCATCAATGACCCAGCATCAG AACGGAGGTTTACTACAGTGCAGTAAGCTGAATCCCTCCACTCCCATCCTCAAAGTCTTCTGTGATCCTGAACGAGACACGTATCCCGACTACCGACTGAAGAGGGAATCTCTGAATTATCTGTTCTCCTTGGCCCTGACTGGTCAAGACAGACAGACGGCAACATTCAAAATCCTCGTCTTTATTTACTGGTTGGCCCACGGGACCTCCTATAAAACTGTCTCGGAGACTTTCGGAATCCCTCTGTCCAATGCTACCAGCATCGTCCGCGACGTTGCGGACAAACTGGTCAAGCTCTCTCTGAAGATTGTGAACAAGCCCTCTTCAAGCGAGCTGGCTGTCACGGTGCAAGGGTTCGGCAGACTGGCCCGTCACCCGGTGTTTGAGAAGGCTGTGGGGGCCATAGGTGGGTGCCACGTCAGGGTCAAGATCCCCGGTGTACCGCAACCCCAACAGCGTCCAGGTGACCAGCCCCTCCCTGAGAAGGCCCTCCCCACCATCAACTTCCAAGGGGTCTGCGACCACACGGGCAGCTTCATCGACGTCTTCGCGGGGCTGCCTGGGTCTATGACCGACGTGAGGATCCTGAGGCACAGTCCCCTTTACAAATGtgccctctaccctccacccggATGCTTCCTCCTAGGCAACGGCGGGTACCCTTGCCTACAGACGCCTGTGTGCCTCATCACACCCTATTCAAAGTCTGACCAGAACCCGGTGCACGTCCAGTTCAACCAGCACCACGCCATGGCTCTCTCCTCCATCGAGAGGACCTTCAGCATCATGAAGAAGCGCTGGCACATGATCTTCCTGCAGCCTCTTGAACTCCACCCGAGCTTCATCCCCAAAGTGCTAGCGGTGTGCACCGTGCTACATAACATCTGCCTTAGGTCGGGAGACTTGCTGGAGCCAGTGAAGATTGAGGATGGAAGCAAGGTGACAGAGGCTCTGAAGGAGTGGCTAACGTCCAATGAGACCAGCGGAGAGGTGTTGAGGGACAGTTTGGCTAAACAGATCTCTACAATGAAATGCATGGCCACTGTGAAAGATGAGCGAGGTACATCTGCACCAGAAAACATGACGGCAGTGCAAAAAGAACACGCTTACAACATAGTGGTGATGGAACATTGA